A single genomic interval of Cucumis sativus cultivar 9930 chromosome 7, Cucumber_9930_V3, whole genome shotgun sequence harbors:
- the LOC116404980 gene encoding strigolactone esterase D14-like, which translates to MYNGFNCGGGSAIAEALNVNVYGNGSETLVLAHGFGLDQNVWHYMVPYLACFFKVVVFDLVFSPNVKLELYDERKYSSFDGYAKDLLCVLDHLHVKRTIYVGHSMSAMVGCVAATYRPQLFHHLVLLNASPRYLNGEGYIGGFEKPQVDELLKEMDKNFTKWAKQFAPFAVMVNNSKAMTEVEHSLGRMNPKIALTVAKMVFLSDLTKLLPKVKTSTSIILTKKDNIVPKSVAFFIKSNIGGNSNVNILKSQGHFPQLTAFPQLLKVLTKVLQLKQYKIINN; encoded by the exons ATGTATAATGGATTCAATTGTGGAGGTGGATCAGCGATTGCCGAAGCTCTCAATGTCAATGTGTATGGCAATGGCAGCGAGACACTCGTGTTGGCTCACGGATTCGGGTTGGATCAAAATGTTTGGCATTACATGGTTCCCTACCTTGCTTGTTTCTTCAAAGTGGTTGTTTTTGACTTGGTTTTTTCTCCAAATGTGAAGCTTGAGCTATATGATGAGAGGAAGTACTCAAGTTTTGATGGATATGCCAAAGATCTGTTATGTGTTCTTGACCATCTCCATGTTAAGAGAACTATTTACGTCGGTCATTCCATGTCCGCTATGGTTGGATGTGTTGCTGCAACCTATAGGCCTCAACTCTTTCACCATCTTGTATTGTTGAATGCCTCTCCAAG GTATCTCAATGGTGAAGGATATATTGGGGGATTTGAAAAGCCACAAGTTGATGaacttttgaaagaaatgGATAAAAACTTCACAAAATGGGCAAAACAATTTGCTCCATTTGCTGTGATGGTGAACAATTCTAAAGCAATGACAGAAGTTGAGCATTCTTTGGGAAGAATGAACCCAAAAATTGCTCTAACTGTTGCAAAAATGGTGTTCTTAAGTGATTTAACAAAGCTTCTACCAAAAGTAAAAACTTCAACCTCCATTattcttacaaaaaaagaCAACATTGTCCCAAAATCAGTtgcatttttcataaaatcaaatattggTGGTAATTCAAATGTTAACATATTGAAATCTCAAGGCCACTTCCCTCAACTAACAGCTTTTCctcaacttttgaaagttttgactAAAGTTCTTCAACTCAAACAGTACAAGATCATCAACAATTGA